One Hordeum vulgare subsp. vulgare chromosome 4H, MorexV3_pseudomolecules_assembly, whole genome shotgun sequence DNA window includes the following coding sequences:
- the LOC123447358 gene encoding transcription repressor OFP8-like: protein MKATTPRGGGPENVMPKKRKKAGAGGFMFGCGGSKSVAVVAGNLSTMALAKSSLSSTAATAKPAPAAKPRAPASHDAEGAPSVDALLGQLRELERGVRALGVRVREEDGEQACQCSGRPRHRRGASDVWGGGRGRLEEESVAVVTETEDPLGEFRRSMAEMVVENGITGGAELRELLQRFLSLNSARHHHLILRAFADVWEELFAGSGRDPMQKHKQKRPAVSPAPAGHRGRASS, encoded by the coding sequence ATGAAAGCGACGACACCTCGCGGCGGCGGCCCGGAGAATGTGAtgccgaagaagaggaagaaggcggGCGCGGGTGGGTTCATGTTTGGCTGCGGCGGCTCCAAGTCGGTGGCCGTCGTCGCCGGCAACCTCTCCACGATGGCACTGGCCAAGTCGTCGTTGTCGAGCACCGCGGCAACGGCTAAGCCAGCGCCTGCAGCGAAGCCGAGGGCGCCGGCCTCCCACGACGCCGAGGGCGCGCCGAGCGTGGACGCGCTCCTGGGCCAGCTGCGCGAGCTGGAGCGCGGCGTGCGCGCGCTGGGCGTCCGGGTCCGGGAGGAGGACGGCGAGCAGGCGTGCCAGTGCAGCGGGAGGCCGCGGCACCGGCGGGGCGCGAGCGACGTGTGGGGAGGCGGGCGCGGGCGGCTGGAGGAGGAGAGCGTGGCGGTGGTGACGGAGACGGAGGACCCGCTGGGCGAGTTCCGGCGGTCCATGGcggagatggtggtggagaacGGGATCACGGGCGGCGCGGAGCTGCGTGAGCTGCTGCAGCGGTTCCTGTCGCTCAACTCggcgcgccaccaccacctcatcCTCCGCGCCTTCGCCGACGTCTGGGAGGAGCTcttcgccggcagcggccgcgacCCCATGCAGAAGCACAAGCAGAAGCGTCCTGCTGTCTCCCCCGCACCCGCAGGCCACAGAGGCCGGGCGAGCAGCTAG